In the Drosophila virilis strain 15010-1051.87 chromosome 4, Dvir_AGI_RSII-ME, whole genome shotgun sequence genome, ttttaattcgttaactcTTAACGCCAAAATTTCGTCTCTGTTCATTTTGTTATCGTCGTTGCTCGCTTTTCACaatgcttaaaattgaatcttacaaataaacaattcaatgtACTTAACTTAATGGTATAAGTAATTAAACTCTTATGAatcaaattttagttttttttttcagcaactttagaaattattaaattattatattcgtCTGTCTTAACTTATACTTTCACTTTGTGTTTGCTTACActtaatttcttctttgttataatttgattctttgaaaattttttactGATTTAACACTCTTTACTCAACAACTAGTTatgtaattattttcatataatgacGAAATAACATACTCTGTTGTTGATCTGTAACTTGATACACCCTGTGATCATCGTTGTCGTGTTGAAGCACGTTCCAGTCACACGCTCTTTTATTGAAAGATTCCGCGCTCTTCGCTCTTCGCCTCTTTGATCTGCAACTTCTTATTTCATCACGAAGTGAAAATTTTGCGCTATCCAGCCTTTGCTACGCAGAATTTAAAACATCGCCTTCTCGCTTGCGCTTATCGACCACTGTCACGCAATACACGACTGTTTGTCTCGCTCTTACTAGAGCTCTCTAGGCATACTTCGCCGCTGTCGCCATTAATCCTAGACGATTCTtgactttttccattttttccaGGGCATacgaattttaatgaattttcatgCACCCGCTTCGTTTTATGCTCCGATTAATAGTCTTGCATACGTTTGTACTCGTTAATCAATTTacgaatttcacaatttctgtctatcccacttctgacaccaaatttgtagggatgaccatttgatggccttcacaagcacttgagttctttatgttcatattattttatttagagaaattggtgaacaagcgtaaacttatgattattgtacattttccgacatgtatttcaaagacaacgagcaacagcgaacacatcttttcattgacccttctagcttacaactgagcttctccttcttgtatttttatcgataaatctatcgttgattaaatatccatagcagggttgcatatgataagtgattttatattaccaaatgagtataatgccaacattatactcgcctgtttaatttaactgattgtaagttcgaccactcctagttctgtttccaactcctacatttatacatctatatacgtttatttcaaacaataaaaatgcgtgcatgtttatattatttttaatgctgaGCATTGCTGAGCCGAGCAATTTAGTGTTTAGTTTTGTGTTGCGCGATTCGAGCAGCGGTTGTCGCATACGAGTGAAAAGAAAACACAGACAGAATGACGGAAAAATTAAGTATCTTATTTCTAGTTGCAGTGTTATTTATAATCACGGCACACGCGAATTTATTGGAAATACTTAGAATACAAAATCAGCTAAAAAACTCATATTACGATATTGAAAAACTGCAGGCGAAATATAAAAGTAAGGTCGAGGAAGCAATCATAATGGAAAAGGAAACAACAATGCAAGATCTGAAGATCaaaataaatgacgagttgtCAAAGTGTCGAGAGCAGAACTCGGCTTTTGATGTACTCAACAAGATTTACTCAGAGCAAATCATTGAGCTACAGAATAGGGCCAATTCAGATGCAGCCATGTTGGCGGAAAAGGATCGTCAGATCGAGGAAGGACTTGCCACAATGGCAACCTTCACGACAATCATCAACGAGCAGGCTaagcaaatagaaatattGAAAGACGATGCCGCAGTCAAATCACAAATAATCCTAAACATGaatatcaaaacaaaagataTTGCAGATACGCTGAACAATTTGAAAGATTTCGAAACGAGTACGAAACCGGATTTTGAAGCCAACAGCTGTCTGCCATTTGGAGACTCTTCGGATGTGCATTTAATAAAGGTAGACGAAGGAGATGCCTTCCCGGTGTCCTGCGATTCCCGTTTGGATGGCCCCGGCTGGACAGTTGTGCAGCGTCGCCTGGATGGGAGCATAAAATTCAACCGAAGCTGGCTGGAATACCAGAAGGGATTTGGTAATTTGAGCGGCGAATTTTTCATTGGACTCGATAAGTTGCATCGCATTACCACGGCCCAGCCACACGAACTATTTGTGCACCTAACCGATTTCAACAATGAGAGCAGCCATGCCTATTACGATAAGATCGTTGTCGCTGGCGAGAGCCAACAATATGCACTGACCGAGCTGGGGGAGTACTCCGGCAATGCTGGTGACTCGATGCGCGATAATGAGCATCAAAAGTTCACCACCTATGACAGGGATAACGACCAGAGCCAATTTAACTGCGCCCAGACCTGTTTAGGTGGTTGGTGGTACAACAACTGCGGCTTAAGGTTGGTCAATAATCACATGGGAAAATTTTGTTATTCTCTTATCGTTTGTCACgtattttgtttcattttcagCAATCTAAACGGACAGTACGCAAAGCGCGATGAGTATTATGATAATTCCGAGTATGGCATATTTTGGGATGAGTGGCAGGGACCGGGGTATACTCTGCAATCAGTGCAGATGATGATCAGACCTAAAATATTAACAGATAAATGAacagcaaaatgaaattagTAGATACTTAACACTCCTTTATTGAAAGCTTGAaagcaaaaaatgaaatatgagaaaatttatttggtaaatatgttttaaaatttcatcaaaaatatattagttTACAACGCTGATCAAATTCACATCATTCAAATAAAGTATGTCTAtagtaaaattatttaaggaACATCTTTGTAGTCTATATGACTGACAGTTATATGGAAACAAAGCTAACCACAAATGCAACTGTCAAATTATAACGTCTACGCCGCAGCACATTATCCATTTTATACCAAAGTGTGCTGGCAGAACGGGTCACAGGCAGGGGCTAACATCCAACTGGAACAAAGGTGTAGCGCTTTGTATCACGTACCGGTAGCTACGTGTGATGCTGCCATAGCTGGGGCCAGCAAAAAATGGAAACAGGTCGTGCTGCGTGTGGTAGGTTTGGCCGTTGCCCTACCTGTTTACATGATGCTGTTCTACATATGTGGCCTAGACAAATACTAACCACAGGTATGTGGTCCTAGTCGTCTGTCACTATGTCATCGATCAAATGCCCATTTGGTTAAATATTCATTACCCATCGATGATACGGGAATAAAACACAGCTGGAAGTTGACCCTACTGAAAACAATTTTGCCATTGTTGTCATGTAACGGAGCATGAATCAAAACTAATTTAGACGTTAAGttcattactcatacgccacgttcaacgcacacaaaacaaaaattatctAGAAACTATAATTGCAATGCCGTTAGACGGCTTAAGTCTAAATTCAACATagtgtaaaatatatttatgttttacattatattatatatggaATATCCGCACATTCCACAAACTTATGTATTTTGCTTTCCACATTTTGTAATAGAAAGAATCACACTAGATAATCAGTCTTAACATCTCATACTCATAACACCACAGCTAATACTTatctatttaaataaaaaataaactaaatatttgaaatggCAGATACAATGAAAAGGGGACAGCAACAGTTGTCTGAAATAAAATCAtcattatttaaatgcttatagtcaaacataaatttacatacaaatacatatataaacttatgtatgcatgtttcgGTTCAGCACATATCCTGCATATGTAAA is a window encoding:
- the LOC116651398 gene encoding angiopoietin-related protein 2-like; translation: MTEKLSILFLVAVLFIITAHANLLEILRIQNQLKNSYYDIEKLQAKYKSKVEEAIIMEKETTMQDLKIKINDELSKCREQNSAFDVLNKIYSEQIIELQNRANSDAAMLAEKDRQIEEGLATMATFTTIINEQAKQIEILKDDAAVKSQIILNMNIKTKDIADTLNNLKDFETSTKPDFEANSCLPFGDSSDVHLIKVDEGDAFPVSCDSRLDGPGWTVVQRRLDGSIKFNRSWLEYQKGFGNLSGEFFIGLDKLHRITTAQPHELFVHLTDFNNESSHAYYDKIVVAGESQQYALTELGEYSGNAGDSMRDNEHQKFTTYDRDNDQSQFNCAQTCLGGWWYNNCGLSNLNGQYAKRDEYYDNSEYGIFWDEWQGPGYTLQSVQMMIRPKILTDK